The Candidatus Thermoplasmatota archaeon genomic interval ACGACCGTGATCGCCGACCCGGCGGGCGAGTTGGCGACGTTCTTGACGAGGAGCGCGAGCCGGTCGCCCGGCACGACGTCGAAGGCGCCCGTGACCGTGACCGTGCCGGTCGCGCGCGTGGCGGCGCTCGCGGCCACGGTGGCGCTGCCGAGGGACGTGAACGTGCCGTCGTAGCGGCCGACCTGCACTTCGTAGGTGCCGGTGTAGCCCTCGCTAAGCTGGATGGAGTAGCCCCAGACCGTGTTCGTGCCGAACGTGAACGTCTCGGTCGCCGCGACGTCGCTCGTGAAGAGGTGGCTTGCGCCCTCGGCGAGGACGACGGTGCCCGAGGGAGCGCAGGCGTTCTCCGTCAGGCCGCCGGCGGAGGCGTACCACGAGGGGCTCGCGGTGGCCGTCGAGCGGCAGAGCATCACGTCGTCGAGGAGCAGACCCATGTTGTCGCCGCCGATGCCTTCGAAGGAGAGGCGGGCGCTCTGGTCGGCGGGGACCGCGATCTCGCGGTGGTACTTCTTGAAGAGAGCGGCGCCCGGGAGCGTGATCGTCTCGGTGAAGAGCGTGCCGAAGGTGATCGTGACGGAGTCGCTCGCGGTGTTGCGGGCGTTGCCCGATAGCTCGAACTCGACGACGTAGGTTCCGGTCGTGAGCGCGAAGGCCGCCTTCGAGGTGATCTTTCCTGCGTTGCTCGTGGAACCGTCCATGTCGAGGTAACGGCCGTGTCCGGGTCGGATGTCGTGGGCGCCGCCCGCGCCGATGACGTCGATCGTTCCGTCCGAGATCGTCCAGTGCGCGAGGGTCGCCTTGTTGAGGCCGAGAGCTTCCGCGTCGAAGGTGTCTTCGAAGATGGGGGAGCAGTGGGCGACGTCGAGCGCGCCCGCGCTCGCAAGGGGGGTCGCCATGATCATGAGTAGAGGAATCGCCAGCAGCGCCAACCGCGTGGACATGAGCCCCGGGAGTCGGGCCCTTGGACATGAGGGGGCGGAAGGCCTTCTCGCGAACATATCCATCGAGGTCCGCTCTTGAGCCATCCTCCATTCGATGTCGGCGTGGGGGGCGGGCGGCATCTTCAAGGCCGCGGGGCGTCCCTCCTTCGGCGATGGGCGAGGCCCTGAAATTCTTCTTCGACCGGCTCCGCGTGGAGCGGATTGCCGACGAGTTTGCGCGCGCGTGGCCCGCCTTCCCTCGCGAAACCTTCAGGGCCGACGCCTCGACAGGCCTCGACGGGCTCGAGCTGCTCGACCGCGCTCGCCACATCGCGGAGGCGCTCGCGCGGGCCTTGCCCCCGGCGTACGAGGAGGCCCTTCCGATCGTCCTGGCATCGCTCGGGGCCCCGCTCGCCGATCCGATGGGCCAGGGTATGGAGGCCTTCCATCATCACCCGCACGCGGTCTTTGTCGAGCGGCGCGGCCTCGGCCACCCGGAACCCTCGCTCGCGGCGATGCGCGAAATCACGCGGCGGTCCAGCTGCGAGTTCGCAATCCGCCCCTTCATCGAGCGTTACCCGGCCCTCACGCTCCCGACGCTCGAACGGTGGACGCGAGACCCTGACGAGCGCGTGCGGCGACTCGTGTCTGAAGGGACGCGGCCGCGTCTCCCTTGGGCGGCGCGCCTCGCGCCATTCCAGGCGGATCCGTCGCCGGTGCTCGCGCTCCTCGAGAAGCTGAAGGACGATCCGAGCGCCTACGTGCGCCGCTCCGTAGCCAACAACCTGAATGACGTCGCGAAGGACCATCCCGAGGTCGCGCTCGCGGTGACCGCGCGCTGGCTCGACGAGGCGCCGCCCGAGCGCCGGAGGCTTGTTCTCCACGCCCTCCGAGGCCTCGTGCGCGCGGGCCACCCGGAGGCGATCCGCCTCGCGGGGGGCGAGGGCGGCGACGCGATTGAGGTTTCCGGGACTCTCGACCCGCCGCGCCCTCGCATCGGGAGCGACCTCCGGTTCGCGATCGTGCTCACGAACAAGGGGGCCGAGACGACCGCCGTTCTCGCGCTCCGCGTCCGTTTCCCGAAATCCCGCGGACATCGGGGAACGACGAAAACTTTCAAGCTGCCCACGAAACGCCTCGCGGCCGGCGGGACGGCGAAATTCTCGAAAACGGTGTCCTTCGCGCCCCGGACCACGCGACGCCATCGACCCGGTCTCCACGAGGTCGACCTGGTGGTGAACGGCGTCGCGCGACCGTTCGGCGCGTTCGAGCTTCTCGCGTGAGGACCGACCGACCTGAGCCGCCCGCGAGCGGCGTTCTTGCCGAGCGTCTTGCGACCCGGCGCAGGGTGCGCCGCTCGCGCGCTTTCGCGGAGCCGGAATTTGAACCATCGACCGCGGGGATCCGTTCCGGCGCTTCCTGGCGGCCTGGGGGGCCGATCCTAGAGGAAACCTCTCGATCAGCGCACCGACGGTGTTCAGATATGTTCGGGGCGTATCCGCGCTTGGAGGCCCCCGCCATGACCCGTCGGATGACGCGCCAGCCCCTGATCGCCCTCGCGACCGCCCTTCTCGCTCTCACCGTGCATGCTCCCGCCGCCGAAGCGGCCGCAACCGAAGGATGGTATCTCTACCCGAACCTCGTCCTCAGCCGGACGGCCCCCGTCGGGGCGAGCGGGTGGCACGACATCGGCAATGGCGCCACCGCGATCTTCCAGGGCGACGTGTCCATCGCGACGTGGAACCTTTCGGGCGCTTGGCCCTACTCGATCAAGGTGAAGGGCCAGGGCAACGCCGACGCGTTCGACATCCAGATCGGCAAGATCAACACGACGGGCGCCTTCAAGGCCGCTGCGCCCCCGATCCCCCTTGCGACCGGGAACGGACCTCAGACGATCGTGACCGGGTCGGTCCAGGTCTCGAACTTCGTCATCGAGGAGGGCGAGCGCCTCGCGCTTCGCATCTACAACACGCCCGCGACGAAGGGCGGCGGCAACTCGGTGAACCTCCAGGTCGCCGTCAACGACCCGGCCTCCGGGGTCACGGCCCCGTCCCAGATGCCGACCCAGCCCGTGCCCGAGCTTCCGACGCTCGCGCTCGCCACGGTCGGCCTCGTCGGGCTCGGCCTCGTCGCCTGGCGCCGCCGCTGAACCGTCGAACCAGGATCCAGGTCCGCGCGGACCCTCGGCCGACTCCACGCGTCCGAGGGCGCGCGGCCCGATGGCAGCGACGCCTTGAGTCCGCATCGAGGTTCGACAGGGCGGCCTGTCGGGACGTCGCGGAGCGCCCACCGGCTTCGGGACGAACGGGACCGCTTCACGTCGTCGGTCGCACGTTGCGATTGGCGCGGAAGAGGTTCGACGGATCGTAGGCCCGCTTCACGCGGGCAAGCCGCGGGAGATTCGCCCCATAGGTCCCCCGCAGCCGGTCCTCCCCGTCGTCGGCCGTCTGGAAGTTGACGTAGTTGCCGCTCGAGTAGGCCCGGAACCGCGCCCACGCCTCCCGCACCCACGCGACGTGCATCGCGGCGTCCGGGTCGTCGGGCGCCCACATGCCGGTGACCCCCATGATGTAGAGAGTGCGGCGGTTGCCGACCGCGCCGTCATCGTCGGCCCGCTCGTTCAAGGCGCCTTCGACGTGGAGGAAGCCCACCTCGGCCTCGGGGATGGGATTCTCCTGCGACAACGCCGCGACGACGTCGACAAGAGCATCGGGGATCGACGCCACGTGCTCGGATTTCCAGTAGTAGTGCATCCCGTGCGGCTCGGCCCCATCGATGAAGCCTTGCTGCTCCGCGTAGGGTCGCGCCGCGACGGCGTCGACGATCGGCTCGCCGATCGCCTCGAGGAGCGGGTCCAGTTCGCGACGCGCGTCGTCGAGGGGGCCGCTGTGGCAGACGAGCGCGAGGGCGACGCGTCGATGATGCCACGCTTCGGGAATGAACGGCGCCGGAGGCGCGCGACGGATGCTCAGGAACACCGTGAGGTGGCGAGGCGCCGAGGCCGTGAATTCCCGGTAGGCCGTGAAGATGCGGCGCGCCTCCTCGACCGATTCGGCGGGCCACGCGATCGCCCCGCCGGTGATCATGGGACCGACGGGATGGAGGCGGAAGGTGAACTCGGTCACGACGCCGAAGTTGCCTCCGCCGCCGCGCACGGCCCAGAAGAGATCGGGATGCGCGTCGTGGTTCGCGCGCAGGATCCGGCCGTCGGCCGTCACGATCTCGACCTCGAGGAGGTTGTCCACAGCCCATCCGAAGCGACGCGCGAGGTAGCCGAAACCCCCGCCGAGGGTAAGGCCCCCCACGCCCGTGTCGGAGACGAAACCGAGGACGGTCGCAAGGCCGTGCTTCTGCGTCTCGCGGTCGACGTCCTGAAGGAGCGCGCCGCCCCCGACGCGGGCCGTCTTCGTCCCGGGATCGACCGCGACGGTCCGCATCCCTGAGAGGTCGATGACGAGCGCGTCGTCGGCGACGGCAAGCCCGGCGATGTGGTGACCGCCGCCCTTCACGGTGACGAGGAGACCCTGCTTGCGCGCGAACGACACGAGCGTCGCGACGTCGCGCGCGTGCCGTGGACGCGCCACGAGGGCGGGGCTGCGCCGGATCATGCCGTTCCAAAGGCGCGTGGCCTTTACGAACTCCGGATCCGCCGGCCGAAGAAGCGGCCCCTCGAGTGTCTCCTCGAGGCGCGCAAGGTCGCGCTCGGGGACGCGGCGGGTGCCTCCTTCGAGGGCTGCGAGCGTGAGGGTCCGGGAGTTCTCGGCGTGGCGGAACAGGTTCTCACCGAGAGGTCATGGCCGTCCACGGACCTTGGATGCTTGTCGCCGATGCGTCGACTGCGGGGCGGGTCGCGCGCTCCCATGGCCCGGCGGTCGTGGCCAGGACGACGGATCGGACATTTGAAGCGCCACCGCCCCTCATCCGTGCCATGGACCGGCTGGACGCGGCGATCCTGCGCGAGATGTACCGCGGCCGCGTCCTCCTTTGGGGCGGCGGCGATCCGCGCCTGGCCACCCCGGACCTCGCGCGCCGCCTGGGCGTCGACCGGTCGACCGTCTGGTCGCGCCTCAAGGCCTGGCGCGAGGCAGGCTTCCTCGTGCGCCAGGAGGTCGTCCCAAATCCATCGCTCTTCGGCGCCGGCCTTGCCGGAGGCGACGTCCGGGTGGACGACCCGCGACGCAAGGGCGAAGTCCTCGAGGCGCTCGCGCTCGTGGACGGCGTTCTCGCCGGCGTCGACCAGGTGGGCCCCTATGTCCTCCTCCTTTACGCGCAGGAAAGCGAGGCCGCGCTCGGACGATGCACCCGCCTCGTCGGAAAGCTTCCGGGCGTCGACGCCGTCTCCCTGTGCATCCCCTTCGAGCCGCCCGCGAGCGCGCTCGCGCCCACCGCGGCCGACTGGCGCATCCTCGCGTCGCTCCGCACGCACGCGGAGGCCTCGCTCGCGGACGTCGCCAGGACCGCAGGCGTCAGTCGTCGGACGCTGGACCGCCGCTACCGTGAGCTTCTCGCGTCGCGCGCGATCTGGACGTTCCCGGTCCTCGATTTCACGCGGTACCGCGGCGCCGTCCTCGCGCGCTTCGTCGTCCTCCTCGAAAACGCGGCGACGACGCCGGGTTTCCTGAACAGGTGCCGGCGGGAGCTGCCTTCGCTCGTCTGGTGGGACGCGATGCTCGAGGCCTCGCCGAGGCAGGCGCTCGCCCACCCGTGGGTCGACCTCTACTGTCACCTCGAGGCGGTCGCCGACGTGGAGGCGCTCACGCTGAGCCTTCTTGCGGCCCCGGGAGTCCGGGCCGTCGAGACCTATTTCCCGAAGGCGTGGTTCGTCGTCCCGTCGTGGTTCGACGAGCGCATCGCGAAGATGACGGGTGCCGCTCCCGCGAGGCGAGGGCGGCGTTGAGGCGCGGCGCGGCCGCAGCGCCTCACCGGCCTCACTTGATCACGATGTCGCGCGTGCGCAGGACGCCGTCGCCGAGGTCGAGGCGGAGACGCCACGTGCCCTTCGCGAGGTCCTTCGTCTCCACGTTCAGTTCGTAGATGCCGGAGGATCGCGTCGGGTCGTTCGGCGTGTGCTCGTTGTCGTCGCCGGCCTTGCCGTGGCCGCAGCCCGTGCTCATGCCCTGCCCGTGGCCCTCGAAGGGCATCCGGAACCGGTGGGCTTCGCTCGAATGCTTGAGGCCGTCGCCGGGGGCGGCGATCCACGTTCCGACGACGCCGTTCGCGACGGGCGCGAGGTAGAGCCGCGCGACCGCGTCGTTCACGACCGAGCTTGCGCCCGCGAGGCAGAACTTCACGGGCATCTGGGCGCCCTGGTTGAACGCGTGGCCCTCCATCACGGGCGGGCGGAAGTGGAACCAGTCGAACGTGACGCTCACCTCGAAGGTGGCCGTCCCCGTGTTGCCCGCTCGGTCGGTGGCGCTGCACGTGACGACCGTGGTGCCGAGCGGGAAGAGGGAGCCCGAAGCGGGCGCGCACGTCGCGGTGCCGGCGCCGTCCACGAGATCGTTGGAGGGGACGGGGCCGTACGTGACGTAGGCGCCGCCGGCGGTCGTCGCGTACGCGGCGAGGTTCGCGGGCGGCGTCACGACGGGCGGCGTCGTGTCGCGCACGAGGATCCCGAACGCGGCCGCGCCGACGTTGCCCGCGCCGTCCGTCGCCGTGCAGACCACGGTCGACGCGCCAAGCGGGAAGGTCGAGCCGGACGGCGCTTCGCAGCCGAGGCTCGCGACGCCCGTGGCGACGTCGGTCGCGGTCGCCTCGAAGGTCGCGACCGCGCCGGAGGGGCCCGTGGCCTCGAGCACGATCGTCGCGGGGACGGTGATTGCCGGGGGCGTCGTGTCTTGGACGAGGATCGAGAAGGTTCCGGTGGTCGTGTGACCCGCGACGTCGGTCGCGACGCACGTCACCGTCGTCGCGCCGAGCGGGAAGACCTCGCCGGAGTCCGCATCGCAGACGAACGACGCAAGGCCGCTCGTCGCATCCGCCGCGTCGACGACGAAGGTCGCGACAGCGCCGTCGGGACCGGTCGCCTCGAGGACGAGGTCCGCGGGGACGACGACCGTCGGGGGCGTCGTGTCGATGCCGATCGTCGCGGTCGCCGTCGCGACGTGGCCCGCGAAGTCGCGCGCCGTGATGGTGGCGACGTGCTGACCATCGCCCGCGACGGTGCCCGTGCAGGGCGCCTCGGGGCCGTTGGCCGTGCAGAGCGGGTCGTGCGCGAGACCGAGCGTGTCGCTCGCCGTTCCCGCGTAGTCGGCGATGGGCGCGAGGCACCACTCGGCGCTCGTCGCGCTCCAGGCCGCGCACGTGAAGGCGATCGCGACCGTCGGGGGCGCGCCGTCGACGTAAACGATCCGGGTCGTCGTGTCCGAAAGACCGCCCGCGTCGAAGACCGTCAGCGTGACCGTGTAGACGCCTTCGGCGGCGTAGGCGTGGACCGGGTTCGCGAGCGTGGAGCCCGACCCGTCGCCGAAGCTCCACGCGCGCTGCGCGATGGGCCCCTCGGCGTCGACGCTCGTGTCCGTGAACTGGACCGAACCGCCGATCGGGCTGTAGGTCGGGTCCGCCGTGAAGGAGGCGACAGGCGGCGTGTTCAAGCTCACGACGAGGTCCTTCGTGACGCGGCTCGAGATGCCGGTGTTGTCCGTCACGACGAGTTGGACGCTGTACGTGCCCGGCGCGGTGTAGACGTGGACCGGGTGCTGGAGGATGCTCGTCGCTCCGTCGCCGAAGTGCCACGACCATGCCACGACCTCGCCGTCGGGATCCGTGCTGAGGTCCGTGAAGAGGACGGCCTGGCCCCGGGTCGGATCCGGCGTGCCCGGCGAGAAGTCGGCGATGGGCGCCGCGGTGTCGACGACGACGACCTCGACCGCGCAGAAGTGGCCGAAGTAGCCGGACGAGTCTCCGATCGTGAACACCACGAGGTAGGTGCCGACCTGCGCGGCCGCAGGCGTCCACGTGAACGTGGACGAGACGGCATTCGCCCCGGCGGGGAGCGGGAACGCGGCCCCCGCGGGAAGGCCGAGGTGGTTGAGGTACACGTGGCGGTTCTGGACGGGGGAGGAGGCGCTGACGTCGAAGCTCTCGGCGCTGCCGGCGCGGATCACGCGCTGCTTCCCGCACGGGCCCGCGCTGAAAGCCGGGATGGGCGAGCCCGGAGGCAGGAGTTCGATGAAGAAGTCCGTCGGGACCTTGTTGCGGCCGTCCGACACGTGGACCTGGGTCGAGTAGAGGTTGTGGACGTCGGGGAGGAGCGAGATCCCGGCCGGGTTCCAGAAGTACAGGCCGTTCGCGAGTCCGACCGCGGCGGGCGCGAGGCCCGGGGCGACGGGCTGCGCGAACGCTGGGGTCGTCGCCGAGGCGGGGCCGGCCTCGTCGGGAAGGGCCATCGTGAAGTGGAGGAGGTCGCCCTCGACGTCGGTCGCGGGGATGCGGAAGACGCACGGGCCGGGCATGACGCAGGGAACGATCGGCGGCACGAGCGTCCGGGGCGAGTCGTTCTCCGTGGGGCCGGCAAGGTCGACGACGACGTTCAAGCGGTAGTTCGCGTCGGGATTGTTGATG includes:
- a CDS encoding DNA alkylation repair protein, which codes for MGEALKFFFDRLRVERIADEFARAWPAFPRETFRADASTGLDGLELLDRARHIAEALARALPPAYEEALPIVLASLGAPLADPMGQGMEAFHHHPHAVFVERRGLGHPEPSLAAMREITRRSSCEFAIRPFIERYPALTLPTLERWTRDPDERVRRLVSEGTRPRLPWAARLAPFQADPSPVLALLEKLKDDPSAYVRRSVANNLNDVAKDHPEVALAVTARWLDEAPPERRRLVLHALRGLVRAGHPEAIRLAGGEGGDAIEVSGTLDPPRPRIGSDLRFAIVLTNKGAETTAVLALRVRFPKSRGHRGTTKTFKLPTKRLAAGGTAKFSKTVSFAPRTTRRHRPGLHEVDLVVNGVARPFGAFELLA
- a CDS encoding winged helix-turn-helix transcriptional regulator, whose translation is MDRLDAAILREMYRGRVLLWGGGDPRLATPDLARRLGVDRSTVWSRLKAWREAGFLVRQEVVPNPSLFGAGLAGGDVRVDDPRRKGEVLEALALVDGVLAGVDQVGPYVLLLYAQESEAALGRCTRLVGKLPGVDAVSLCIPFEPPASALAPTAADWRILASLRTHAEASLADVARTAGVSRRTLDRRYRELLASRAIWTFPVLDFTRYRGAVLARFVVLLENAATTPGFLNRCRRELPSLVWWDAMLEASPRQALAHPWVDLYCHLEAVADVEALTLSLLAAPGVRAVETYFPKAWFVVPSWFDERIAKMTGAAPARRGRR
- a CDS encoding FAD-binding oxidoreductase, whose translation is MIRRSPALVARPRHARDVATLVSFARKQGLLVTVKGGGHHIAGLAVADDALVIDLSGMRTVAVDPGTKTARVGGGALLQDVDRETQKHGLATVLGFVSDTGVGGLTLGGGFGYLARRFGWAVDNLLEVEIVTADGRILRANHDAHPDLFWAVRGGGGNFGVVTEFTFRLHPVGPMITGGAIAWPAESVEEARRIFTAYREFTASAPRHLTVFLSIRRAPPAPFIPEAWHHRRVALALVCHSGPLDDARRELDPLLEAIGEPIVDAVAARPYAEQQGFIDGAEPHGMHYYWKSEHVASIPDALVDVVAALSQENPIPEAEVGFLHVEGALNERADDDGAVGNRRTLYIMGVTGMWAPDDPDAAMHVAWVREAWARFRAYSSGNYVNFQTADDGEDRLRGTYGANLPRLARVKRAYDPSNLFRANRNVRPTT
- a CDS encoding PKD domain-containing protein, producing MSAGQVNPREFTLSIGHGARFLALIGFAAFLAVVALTAVAGEAEATHFRGGTLSWKHGDEPREVIFEGRFSWRWNYPTFEPRNPQVGDLVRLNWEFLRFGDGKTAEQLYLLVESVNPSANVMTGKLVWSGGREITHVYKTETNNGKPWVVTYDECCRLGAMNNNRHINNPDANYRLNVVVDLAGPTENDSPRTLVPPIVPCVMPGPCVFRIPATDVEGDLLHFTMALPDEAGPASATTPAFAQPVAPGLAPAAVGLANGLYFWNPAGISLLPDVHNLYSTQVHVSDGRNKVPTDFFIELLPPGSPIPAFSAGPCGKQRVIRAGSAESFDVSASSPVQNRHVYLNHLGLPAGAAFPLPAGANAVSSTFTWTPAAAQVGTYLVVFTIGDSSGYFGHFCAVEVVVVDTAAPIADFSPGTPDPTRGQAVLFTDLSTDPDGEVVAWSWHFGDGATSILQHPVHVYTAPGTYSVQLVVTDNTGISSRVTKDLVVSLNTPPVASFTADPTYSPIGGSVQFTDTSVDAEGPIAQRAWSFGDGSGSTLANPVHAYAAEGVYTVTLTVFDAGGLSDTTTRIVYVDGAPPTVAIAFTCAAWSATSAEWCLAPIADYAGTASDTLGLAHDPLCTANGPEAPCTGTVAGDGQHVATITARDFAGHVATATATIGIDTTPPTVVVPADLVLEATGPDGAVATFVVDAADATSGLASFVCDADSGEVFPLGATTVTCVATDVAGHTTTGTFSILVQDTTPPAITVPATIVLEATGPSGAVATFEATATDVATGVASLGCEAPSGSTFPLGASTVVCTATDGAGNVGAAAFGILVRDTTPPVVTPPANLAAYATTAGGAYVTYGPVPSNDLVDGAGTATCAPASGSLFPLGTTVVTCSATDRAGNTGTATFEVSVTFDWFHFRPPVMEGHAFNQGAQMPVKFCLAGASSVVNDAVARLYLAPVANGVVGTWIAAPGDGLKHSSEAHRFRMPFEGHGQGMSTGCGHGKAGDDNEHTPNDPTRSSGIYELNVETKDLAKGTWRLRLDLGDGVLRTRDIVIK